One region of Zingiber officinale cultivar Zhangliang chromosome 7B, Zo_v1.1, whole genome shotgun sequence genomic DNA includes:
- the LOC122006817 gene encoding heat stress transcription factor A-4b-like isoform X2, protein MRRSSPGICYRGTSSTIISPASSGSSTLIKVDPDQWEFANEDFVRGQRHLLKNIYRRKPIHSHSLNSSFDKQELEEEIEKLKQEKRRLWNEIQRHTQKQFGLECQMQSLEERLQVVGNRQKGLMSFMARIIQNPVFLSDLVQHSDFHTKKRKLPRIDYLNEDICAEEQQVETFQATSREHAFDMEPFEKMESSLNSLENFFRGVSQASGDDMPYDTLVPCLPSNVIISEMNASSGETDVDPQLKLQHSSSPPLENIQSSPETPANEKEVDSGNRFSEIDVNLEPDSTEIDSSRDIGSTISAVPTGKNDVFWEQFLTEIPGSHDTKDAEPAVTDY, encoded by the exons ATGCGCCGGAGTTCGCCAGGGATTTGCTACCGAGGTACTTCAAGCACAATAATTTCTCCAGCTTCGTCCGGCAGCTCAACACTTAT AAAAGTAGATCCTGATCAGTGGGAGTTTGCAAATGAGGATTTTGTACGAGGACAGAGACACCTCCTGAAGAACATATACCGACGCAAGCCGATCCATAGCCATTCGCTGAATTCTTCATTCGACAAACAGGAGCTCGAGGAAGAGATCGAGAAGCTTAAGCAAGAGAAGCGCAGGCTTTGGAACGAGATCCAGAGGCATACACAGAAGCAGTTTGGATTAGAATGCCAAATGCAGTCTTTGGAGGAAAGGTTGCAGGTCGTCGGAAATCGACAGAAGGGTTTGATGTCATTCATGGCCCGAATCATACAAAACCCTGTTTTCCTTTCTGACCTCGTGCAACACTCTGATTTTCACACCAAGAAGAGGAAATTGCCGAGGATAGACTACTTGAACGAGGATATTTGCGCCGAAGAACAGCAGGTTGAAACTTTCCAGGCCACCTCGAGGGAGCATGCATTCGACATGGAGCCATTCGAGAAGATGGAGTCATCTCTGAATTCTTTGGAGAATTTCTTCAGAGGTGTTAGTCAAGCATCCGGGGATGACATGCCCTACGACACACTCGTTCCTTGCCTGCCATCTAACGTGATCATCTCCGAGATGAATGCCTCATCAGGAGAGACCGATGTGGATCCGCAATTGAAACTTCAGCATTCTTCTTCACCTCCCTTAGAAAACATACAGTCATCACCGGAAACTCCCGCAAACGAAAAAGAAGTGGACTCCGGCAACAGATTTTCGGAAATTGATGTGAATTTGGAGCCAGATTCTACCGAGATCGATTCATCAAGAGATATTGGGAGCACAATCTCTGCAGTGCCTACGGGGAAGAACGATGTGTTCTGGGAACAATTTCTCACAGAGATTCCAGGTTCCCACGATACGAAAGATGCTGAGCCGGCGGTAACTGATTATTAG
- the LOC122006817 gene encoding heat stress transcription factor A-4b-like isoform X1, producing MEMEGSGSRGSSNSPPPFLVKTYDMVDDPSTDSVVSWSASNASFVVWNAPEFARDLLPRYFKHNNFSSFVRQLNTYGFRKVDPDQWEFANEDFVRGQRHLLKNIYRRKPIHSHSLNSSFDKQELEEEIEKLKQEKRRLWNEIQRHTQKQFGLECQMQSLEERLQVVGNRQKGLMSFMARIIQNPVFLSDLVQHSDFHTKKRKLPRIDYLNEDICAEEQQVETFQATSREHAFDMEPFEKMESSLNSLENFFRGVSQASGDDMPYDTLVPCLPSNVIISEMNASSGETDVDPQLKLQHSSSPPLENIQSSPETPANEKEVDSGNRFSEIDVNLEPDSTEIDSSRDIGSTISAVPTGKNDVFWEQFLTEIPGSHDTKDAEPAVTDY from the exons ATGGAGATGGAAGGCAGCGGCTCTCGAGGCAGTTCGAACTCGCCGCCGCCGTTCCTCGTCAAGACGTACGATATGGTGGACGACCCGTCGACGGACTCCGTCGTCTCGTGGAGCGCTAGCAACGCGAGCTTCGTCGTCTGGAATGCGCCGGAGTTCGCCAGGGATTTGCTACCGAGGTACTTCAAGCACAATAATTTCTCCAGCTTCGTCCGGCAGCTCAACACTTAT GGCTTCAGAAAAGTAGATCCTGATCAGTGGGAGTTTGCAAATGAGGATTTTGTACGAGGACAGAGACACCTCCTGAAGAACATATACCGACGCAAGCCGATCCATAGCCATTCGCTGAATTCTTCATTCGACAAACAGGAGCTCGAGGAAGAGATCGAGAAGCTTAAGCAAGAGAAGCGCAGGCTTTGGAACGAGATCCAGAGGCATACACAGAAGCAGTTTGGATTAGAATGCCAAATGCAGTCTTTGGAGGAAAGGTTGCAGGTCGTCGGAAATCGACAGAAGGGTTTGATGTCATTCATGGCCCGAATCATACAAAACCCTGTTTTCCTTTCTGACCTCGTGCAACACTCTGATTTTCACACCAAGAAGAGGAAATTGCCGAGGATAGACTACTTGAACGAGGATATTTGCGCCGAAGAACAGCAGGTTGAAACTTTCCAGGCCACCTCGAGGGAGCATGCATTCGACATGGAGCCATTCGAGAAGATGGAGTCATCTCTGAATTCTTTGGAGAATTTCTTCAGAGGTGTTAGTCAAGCATCCGGGGATGACATGCCCTACGACACACTCGTTCCTTGCCTGCCATCTAACGTGATCATCTCCGAGATGAATGCCTCATCAGGAGAGACCGATGTGGATCCGCAATTGAAACTTCAGCATTCTTCTTCACCTCCCTTAGAAAACATACAGTCATCACCGGAAACTCCCGCAAACGAAAAAGAAGTGGACTCCGGCAACAGATTTTCGGAAATTGATGTGAATTTGGAGCCAGATTCTACCGAGATCGATTCATCAAGAGATATTGGGAGCACAATCTCTGCAGTGCCTACGGGGAAGAACGATGTGTTCTGGGAACAATTTCTCACAGAGATTCCAGGTTCCCACGATACGAAAGATGCTGAGCCGGCGGTAACTGATTATTAG